In Spirosoma aureum, a single genomic region encodes these proteins:
- a CDS encoding ankyrin repeat domain-containing protein — protein sequence MTFYSARPEDLFFDAARKGDVAYIKQLIDDQIDVNLQDGKGFTPLIVAAYDGHIEATRTLLEAGADVNVQDVSGNTALMGVSFKGYAEIARMLIENGADLNSQNGNGGTALMFATLFGRNQLVKLLIDYGADASIRDIRGLTALDLAIQQGNEEALQLLQ from the coding sequence ATGACTTTTTATTCAGCCCGACCCGAAGATCTCTTTTTTGACGCTGCCCGCAAGGGCGATGTCGCCTACATAAAGCAATTGATCGATGATCAGATCGATGTGAATTTGCAGGACGGCAAAGGCTTTACACCATTAATTGTAGCTGCCTATGATGGGCACATTGAGGCTACCAGAACATTGCTGGAGGCAGGTGCCGATGTGAATGTTCAGGATGTTAGTGGAAATACGGCCTTGATGGGTGTATCGTTTAAAGGATACGCTGAAATTGCCCGGATGTTGATTGAAAACGGTGCCGACCTCAACAGCCAAAACGGGAATGGAGGTACTGCATTGATGTTTGCTACGTTGTTTGGTCGGAATCAATTGGTGAAGCTGTTAATCGACTACGGAGCGGATGCATCAATTCGGGACATCCGGGGGCTGACTGCACTCGATCTGGCAATACAACAGGGCAACGAAGAAGCCCTGCAACTCCTACAATGA
- a CDS encoding SMP-30/gluconolactonase/LRE family protein, with translation MPYFFRLSKILYVLVQLILTQSSQAQDLTNKTDKIAFQLTETGLITEGVAYDASTGTFYVGSVHKRKIISYNQQAGEKPFSFPTDSLGGIFGMKVDGIQGVLWACSSTLPQAIGSTASTDGQSSLVAYDLKTKRLLHTYIVPSDGKPHLLGDLTITKNGTVYSTDSRTPSLYRLVAGEQTVTRFLTDSLFYSLQGLALSEDEQTLYVADYRRGPLAINLATKQVRKLIWPAGADLSGIDGLYYYKNSLIAIQNRSKPYKVIRLYLSQTANVIDRVDTLIAGHPLMTEPTLGVVAGSQFYFIANSQWDAFDNAGKPVPNYPAQKPTLLVLALD, from the coding sequence ATGCCCTACTTTTTCCGCTTAAGCAAGATTCTCTATGTTCTTGTGCAATTGATTTTGACCCAATCGAGCCAGGCACAGGACCTCACGAACAAAACGGATAAAATTGCATTCCAGTTAACGGAAACGGGACTTATTACCGAGGGCGTTGCCTATGACGCCAGCACAGGAACGTTTTACGTGGGAAGTGTCCATAAGCGTAAAATTATTAGCTACAATCAGCAGGCAGGAGAAAAACCATTTTCCTTTCCCACTGATAGTCTGGGGGGCATTTTCGGTATGAAAGTAGACGGTATCCAAGGAGTTCTTTGGGCTTGCAGTTCAACGTTACCGCAGGCAATTGGGAGTACGGCGTCAACTGATGGGCAGTCATCACTTGTCGCATATGATTTGAAAACCAAACGGCTTTTGCACACTTATATCGTCCCTTCGGATGGAAAACCGCATCTGCTAGGCGACCTGACCATAACTAAAAACGGAACCGTTTACAGCACAGATAGCCGAACGCCTTCGCTTTATCGACTGGTTGCCGGAGAACAAACGGTAACACGCTTTTTAACGGATAGTCTGTTTTACTCCCTGCAGGGATTAGCCCTGTCAGAGGATGAACAAACGCTGTACGTTGCCGATTATCGGCGAGGGCCGCTGGCGATCAATCTGGCAACCAAACAGGTAAGGAAACTTATCTGGCCAGCCGGAGCCGATCTGAGCGGTATAGATGGTCTGTATTATTACAAAAACAGCCTTATAGCGATTCAGAATCGGTCGAAACCCTATAAAGTTATTCGACTCTACCTATCCCAAACAGCTAACGTCATTGATCGGGTAGACACGTTGATTGCAGGTCATCCGCTCATGACTGAACCAACTTTAGGAGTCGTGGCTGGATCACAGTTTTATTTCATTGCCAACAGTCAGTGGGATGCATTCGATAATGCGGGTAAGCCAGTCCCGAATTATCCGGCACAAAAACCAACCCTACTCGTTCTGGCACTGGATTGA
- a CDS encoding PQQ-dependent sugar dehydrogenase: protein MVTQAFAQSFPANFTQVAVATGLNAPTIAAFSPDGRIFVAQQSGQLRVVKNGSLMPTPFVQLTVDANGERGLLGIAFDPDFTTNQHVYLYYTVPTSGTVTVHNRISRFTASGDVALSGSELILLELDALSGATNHNGGSMVFGADGKLYIGVGENANPGNSQYLDNYLGKVLRINKDGSVPTGNPFTTGSEARKRIWAYGLRNPYTLAVQPVTGRFFVNDVGQETWEEINDASMGGLNFGWPTAEGTSSNPAFTNPVFMYPHAATGNENGCAITGGVFYNPPEATYPASYVGRYFYQDFCNNWINMLDLSGPAPVRLTLAAGLPGFSVGLTAGIDGNLYYLSRGTGTLYEIIYTANNICQSLKDGNWHDTSVWSCGRIPTSADKTTVRHAVTVSMNQTGQTLRVSYQVGGRVLFAGGAQLRLGE from the coding sequence ATGGTAACACAGGCATTTGCCCAGTCGTTTCCAGCGAATTTCACCCAGGTGGCTGTTGCTACGGGTCTAAACGCTCCAACGATTGCGGCTTTTTCACCCGATGGGCGAATTTTTGTCGCCCAGCAGAGCGGTCAACTGCGGGTCGTTAAAAACGGGAGTCTGATGCCAACACCTTTCGTACAACTTACGGTTGATGCCAATGGTGAGCGGGGCTTGTTAGGTATTGCCTTTGACCCTGATTTTACTACTAATCAACACGTATATCTGTACTATACGGTTCCAACCAGCGGTACGGTTACCGTTCATAACCGGATCAGTCGTTTCACTGCCAGTGGTGATGTAGCGCTGTCTGGCAGTGAATTGATACTTCTGGAGCTGGATGCGCTCAGTGGCGCAACAAACCATAATGGGGGATCGATGGTTTTTGGCGCTGACGGAAAATTGTACATTGGCGTTGGTGAAAATGCCAATCCAGGTAACTCCCAGTATCTGGATAATTATTTAGGAAAAGTTTTACGAATCAACAAGGACGGAAGCGTACCTACCGGAAATCCGTTTACAACCGGCTCGGAAGCCAGAAAACGAATCTGGGCGTATGGGCTGCGTAATCCCTACACGTTGGCTGTTCAACCCGTAACGGGTCGTTTTTTCGTCAATGATGTTGGGCAGGAAACCTGGGAAGAAATCAACGATGCCAGTATGGGAGGGCTGAATTTTGGGTGGCCTACAGCAGAGGGGACTAGTAGTAATCCGGCTTTTACTAATCCTGTTTTTATGTATCCCCATGCTGCCACCGGAAACGAAAATGGCTGTGCCATAACGGGGGGCGTTTTTTATAACCCACCCGAAGCAACTTATCCCGCTTCCTATGTCGGTCGGTACTTTTATCAGGACTTTTGCAATAACTGGATAAACATGCTGGACTTATCAGGTCCTGCACCGGTCCGGTTAACGTTAGCCGCTGGTCTTCCTGGGTTCTCGGTAGGTCTAACAGCAGGGATTGACGGCAATTTATATTACCTGAGCCGGGGAACTGGAACATTGTATGAAATTATTTACACCGCTAACAACATCTGCCAGAGCCTGAAAGACGGCAACTGGCACGACACTTCGGTCTGGTCATGTGGCAGAATCCCAACGTCTGCCGACAAAACAACTGTGCGTCACGCCGTTACGGTTTCTATGAACCAAACTGGTCAGACTCTGCGCGTAAGTTACCAGGTTGGCGGGCGGGTTTTGTTTGCGGGTGGTGCCCAGTTACGTCTCGGAGAATGA
- a CDS encoding GNAT family N-acetyltransferase: protein MDQSINAIVRRNFIAKATYFARLLPGMHVDDIEAYTVVDCGLPSDTFNVIIPKTTKLTSLADLFENRVSEFSRKRFPLALWCWDELFNPELATLLHHYDLVRDETNVAMWLNLDARPIKPLKNSQLLIRSLQSPEEYDQFADVIAELFGDSPEADQIRQYYQLISRVHVPTQPMHFYLGVYEGKIVTTGTLFLDDESAGIYDIATRPDWRGHGFGSHMFDYLLGEAHRQSARQVVLQASTDGLGIYKRAGFVEVGTVQVFGTVAETLR from the coding sequence ATGGATCAGTCAATTAATGCGATCGTTCGTAGGAATTTCATCGCCAAAGCGACCTATTTTGCCCGATTGCTTCCAGGTATGCATGTTGATGATATAGAGGCATATACGGTGGTTGATTGCGGATTGCCTAGTGATACGTTCAATGTCATTATTCCTAAAACTACAAAGCTTACGTCATTAGCTGATCTTTTTGAAAACAGGGTAAGCGAGTTTAGCCGGAAACGATTTCCACTGGCATTATGGTGTTGGGATGAACTATTCAATCCTGAACTGGCAACGTTACTTCATCATTATGATCTGGTTCGTGATGAAACCAACGTGGCGATGTGGCTAAATTTAGATGCCCGCCCAATTAAGCCGCTTAAAAACAGTCAGTTGCTTATTCGGTCACTACAATCACCGGAGGAGTATGACCAGTTTGCGGACGTGATTGCCGAACTCTTCGGCGATTCGCCGGAAGCCGACCAGATTCGGCAATATTACCAACTCATCAGTCGTGTACATGTGCCAACGCAGCCCATGCATTTTTATCTGGGTGTGTATGAGGGGAAGATTGTGACAACTGGAACGCTGTTTCTAGATGATGAATCAGCGGGTATCTATGACATTGCTACCCGGCCCGACTGGCGCGGTCATGGATTTGGATCGCATATGTTTGATTACCTGCTTGGGGAAGCCCACCGTCAATCAGCCCGGCAAGTAGTTTTGCAGGCATCGACCGATGGGCTGGGAATCTATAAACGGGCTGGATTTGTAGAAGTAGGTACCGTACAGGTTTTTGGTACAGTAGCTGAAACGCTGCGGTAA
- a CDS encoding SDR family oxidoreductase, giving the protein MADSIKTALITGGSKGIGYGIAEALIQQNIKVAITSRSEESALSAADSLNQLKPGSAIGIAADVRDFASQKKAVEAILAEWNQLDYVIANAGVGHFAPIQDLTPEQWQETIDINLTGVFYTAKATIDALKKTEGYFITISSLAGTNFFEKGAAYNASKFGLVGFSQAIMLDLRSEGIKVTTIMPGSVATYFDNHQPSEKDAWKIQPEDIGQLVVDLIRMPARTLPSKIEVRPSRPGGK; this is encoded by the coding sequence ATGGCAGATAGTATAAAAACCGCCCTGATCACAGGCGGCTCCAAGGGAATCGGATATGGCATTGCCGAAGCACTGATTCAACAGAATATCAAGGTTGCAATTACCAGTCGATCGGAAGAAAGTGCCCTTTCGGCTGCGGATTCACTCAATCAACTTAAACCCGGTAGCGCAATTGGGATTGCTGCCGACGTGCGCGATTTTGCTTCTCAGAAGAAGGCCGTTGAGGCTATTCTGGCAGAATGGAATCAACTCGATTACGTTATCGCCAATGCTGGCGTCGGACATTTCGCGCCCATTCAGGACTTAACGCCCGAGCAATGGCAGGAAACGATCGACATTAATCTGACTGGCGTGTTTTATACAGCCAAAGCAACGATCGATGCGTTGAAAAAAACAGAAGGTTACTTTATTACTATTTCGAGTCTGGCCGGAACAAATTTCTTCGAGAAAGGGGCCGCCTATAATGCCAGTAAGTTCGGTTTAGTCGGATTTTCGCAGGCCATCATGCTAGACCTGCGTAGCGAAGGTATCAAAGTAACAACCATAATGCCAGGTTCGGTGGCTACCTATTTCGATAATCACCAGCCTAGCGAAAAAGATGCCTGGAAAATCCAGCCCGAAGATATTGGTCAACTTGTCGTTGATCTGATCCGGATGCCCGCCCGTACTTTGCCCAGCAAGATTGAGGTCAGACCGAGTCGACCTGGGGGTAAATAA
- a CDS encoding alpha/beta hydrolase produces METSKTKTIVFVTGAFVTHHGWKDWQTYFESKGYTTLAPPWPYKDGTAAELRARQPNDTDLAALTLSHLVDHYADIVKALPEKPIIIGHSLGGLITQILINRDLGVAGVAIHSVPPQGVIPYEFSFLKAGWKALGLFTSLDETYLMSFEDWQYAFVNEMSLEDQEKAYEENTIPESKTVARGGLTSAAHVDFEKQHPPLLLTSGSIDNIIPPHLNKRNFKAYEQNGSVLEYKEFEGRNHFVVGQPTWKEDADYILEWLAKNA; encoded by the coding sequence ATGGAAACCAGTAAAACCAAGACCATTGTATTTGTAACCGGAGCCTTTGTCACGCATCATGGCTGGAAGGATTGGCAAACCTATTTTGAAAGCAAAGGGTATACAACCCTTGCACCGCCGTGGCCGTATAAAGATGGTACGGCTGCCGAGTTGCGGGCCAGGCAGCCGAACGACACCGATCTGGCGGCTTTAACCCTGTCTCATCTGGTCGATCATTATGCGGACATTGTTAAAGCGCTTCCCGAAAAACCAATCATCATCGGCCATTCGCTGGGTGGATTGATTACCCAGATTCTAATCAATCGGGATTTGGGCGTTGCAGGGGTCGCGATTCACTCGGTTCCGCCACAGGGTGTTATTCCCTATGAGTTTTCGTTTCTGAAAGCGGGCTGGAAGGCGCTTGGGTTATTTACATCCCTTGATGAAACGTACTTAATGTCTTTTGAAGATTGGCAGTATGCATTTGTCAACGAGATGTCTCTGGAAGATCAGGAGAAAGCCTATGAAGAAAATACGATTCCCGAATCAAAAACGGTGGCCAGAGGAGGCCTGACCAGTGCCGCTCATGTGGATTTTGAGAAACAACATCCCCCCCTGCTCCTAACGTCGGGCAGTATCGATAACATCATACCGCCCCACCTGAATAAACGGAATTTCAAGGCTTACGAACAGAATGGTTCGGTACTGGAATACAAAGAGTTTGAAGGACGCAATCACTTTGTAGTTGGACAACCTACCTGGAAAGAGGATGCCGATTATATTCTGGAGTGGTTGGCTAAAAATGCGTAA
- a CDS encoding glycosyltransferase family 117 protein — translation MLLFKRLNILAGWLVFAIALTTYAMTVERTASFWDCGEFIASSFKLQVPHPPGAPLFLLLGRIFSMLSLGDLTQVAYWINMGSALASAFTILFLFWTITLLSQKLMGTAENEYTNADTALIIGSSTIGALAYTFSDTFWFSAVEAEVYSMSSFFTAIVIWAAFKWERIDDQATANRWLVFIAYLIGLSIGVHLLNLVILPVLALIYYFKKYPQPTFWGGIMALSIGLVALGIINASIPGLPALAFTVERVFVNSFGLPFNSGVIFFTVLLLGGMASGIIWSIRRKWVTLNTSLLALAFLLIGYTSYLQVLVRASFNPPINENAPSDVINFRAYQGREQYGSRSLLYGPLFTARPIDQKKGAPMWKKEGNKYVIFDYQPEYIYALGDELLFPRLYSSQLSHPQLYRQMLGLAEGQKPTMIDNLKFLFTYQLGHMWGRYLMWNFAGRESDEEGAGYLLPWSSDQNVPNLLKANKARDNFYMLPFLLGLFGIVFQYVRRRHDLVVVVLLFLITGIGLQIFLNSPPSEPRERDYIYVGSFYFFAIWLGLGVMAVAEVIRTYLKSATVRNELVLGLCLLVPVLMCVKSWDNHNRDHRFHSVDFAKNMLNSCAPNAILFTEGDNDTFPLWYVQEVEGFRRDIRVCNLSLLGTEWYIQQMKRKTYESDAVPMSLEFDQFNKGKNDIIPFYEVPGVKNGIDLKQYINLVKTNSPAIQVPLTSGDMTNILPSSVLFLPIDKKVVDNAKFVPASLRPFMKDTLQWTIGKKDLYKPDLVMLDMIATNNWQRPIYFSSTLANDHYLNMKNYMQLEGYTYRLMPVAVPGATDGYVNSDIMFTNMMHKTYWREFDNPNVYYDETYKGPPVISARIAFFRLADQLIREGKTDKARQVLNYSLKVMPDKSIPYDQISSNYVRFLFAVNNTKEALTIADTMATRADQNLTYARSGQGQFGSPQGDLYVLQTIVEACKEVRQETAATRYEAIFQRHLTAFGG, via the coding sequence ATGCTGTTATTTAAACGATTGAACATCCTCGCAGGCTGGCTCGTTTTTGCTATCGCATTGACTACGTATGCGATGACCGTTGAGCGTACAGCCAGTTTCTGGGACTGTGGCGAATTCATTGCCTCGTCCTTCAAACTTCAGGTTCCTCATCCGCCAGGAGCCCCTTTATTTCTACTTCTGGGCCGTATTTTCTCGATGCTTTCCCTGGGTGATCTCACTCAGGTCGCCTACTGGATCAACATGGGCTCGGCACTGGCCAGCGCGTTCACTATTCTGTTCCTGTTCTGGACCATTACGCTATTGTCTCAGAAATTAATGGGTACAGCAGAAAATGAGTATACCAACGCCGATACCGCCCTGATCATTGGCAGCAGTACCATTGGAGCCTTAGCGTATACATTCTCCGATACCTTCTGGTTCTCTGCCGTAGAAGCTGAAGTATATAGCATGTCCTCGTTTTTTACGGCCATTGTCATCTGGGCAGCCTTCAAATGGGAACGCATTGACGATCAGGCAACTGCCAATCGTTGGCTGGTTTTTATTGCTTATCTTATTGGCCTGTCGATCGGTGTTCACCTGTTGAATCTGGTCATCCTTCCCGTACTGGCTCTCATCTATTATTTCAAAAAATATCCCCAGCCTACTTTCTGGGGAGGTATAATGGCTCTGAGTATTGGCCTGGTTGCCCTGGGAATCATCAATGCGTCGATTCCGGGGTTGCCTGCGCTTGCTTTCACCGTCGAACGAGTGTTCGTTAATTCCTTTGGCCTACCGTTCAATTCGGGTGTCATTTTCTTCACGGTATTACTGCTGGGGGGTATGGCATCGGGCATTATCTGGTCGATTCGCCGGAAATGGGTAACCCTGAATACATCACTCCTTGCCCTGGCGTTCCTGCTAATTGGTTACACGTCGTATCTACAGGTATTGGTACGGGCTAGCTTCAATCCGCCAATCAATGAAAATGCGCCATCCGATGTGATCAATTTCCGGGCGTATCAGGGGCGGGAACAATACGGTAGTCGCTCCCTGCTTTATGGACCTTTATTTACCGCCCGACCCATCGATCAGAAAAAAGGAGCGCCAATGTGGAAAAAAGAAGGCAATAAATACGTCATCTTCGACTATCAGCCCGAGTATATCTATGCCCTCGGTGATGAACTATTATTTCCTCGGCTATACAGCAGTCAGCTCAGCCATCCGCAGCTTTATCGACAGATGTTAGGGCTGGCCGAAGGGCAGAAACCGACCATGATCGACAATCTGAAGTTTCTGTTTACCTATCAGTTAGGCCACATGTGGGGACGATACCTGATGTGGAATTTTGCCGGGCGCGAAAGCGACGAAGAGGGAGCAGGCTATCTTTTGCCCTGGTCATCGGACCAGAACGTGCCCAACCTGTTGAAAGCGAACAAAGCCCGCGACAATTTTTATATGCTGCCGTTTCTGCTGGGCCTCTTCGGCATTGTCTTTCAGTACGTTCGTCGACGGCACGACTTGGTGGTCGTTGTATTATTGTTCCTGATAACGGGTATTGGTCTGCAAATTTTTCTCAACTCTCCACCGTCGGAACCACGCGAACGGGATTATATCTACGTTGGCTCGTTCTATTTCTTTGCCATCTGGCTGGGGTTAGGTGTCATGGCGGTTGCCGAGGTTATTCGGACCTATCTGAAATCAGCCACAGTACGCAACGAACTGGTTTTGGGCCTGTGCCTGCTGGTTCCGGTTCTCATGTGCGTGAAAAGCTGGGATAATCACAACCGCGACCACCGCTTCCACTCAGTTGATTTCGCTAAAAATATGCTCAATTCGTGTGCGCCCAATGCCATTCTGTTTACGGAGGGCGATAACGATACCTTTCCGCTCTGGTACGTGCAGGAGGTAGAAGGGTTCCGTCGCGACATACGGGTCTGCAACCTCAGTCTTCTGGGCACCGAGTGGTACATCCAGCAGATGAAACGAAAGACGTATGAGTCAGATGCGGTCCCCATGTCGCTGGAGTTCGATCAGTTCAACAAGGGTAAAAATGATATTATACCTTTCTATGAAGTACCAGGAGTCAAAAACGGCATTGATCTCAAGCAGTATATCAACCTGGTCAAAACAAATAGCCCGGCCATTCAGGTCCCCCTGACCAGTGGGGATATGACTAATATTTTACCGTCGTCGGTGCTCTTCCTGCCTATTGACAAAAAGGTTGTCGATAACGCAAAGTTCGTTCCTGCGTCACTGAGACCCTTTATGAAAGACACTCTACAGTGGACCATTGGCAAAAAAGACCTGTACAAACCTGATCTGGTCATGCTCGATATGATTGCTACAAATAACTGGCAACGCCCCATCTATTTCTCGAGCACGCTGGCCAACGATCATTACCTGAACATGAAAAATTACATGCAGCTGGAAGGCTATACGTATCGGTTAATGCCAGTAGCCGTTCCGGGAGCAACGGATGGCTATGTAAATTCCGACATCATGTTTACCAATATGATGCACAAAACCTACTGGCGGGAGTTTGATAACCCAAACGTATATTATGACGAGACCTACAAAGGTCCACCCGTGATCTCAGCCCGGATTGCGTTCTTCCGGCTGGCCGATCAGCTGATTCGAGAAGGGAAAACCGACAAAGCCCGTCAAGTGCTCAATTATTCGTTAAAAGTTATGCCGGACAAGAGCATTCCCTACGACCAGATTTCGTCGAATTATGTCCGGTTTCTGTTTGCCGTAAATAACACGAAGGAAGCCCTGACCATTGCCGATACCATGGCCACCCGCGCCGACCAGAATCTCACATATGCCCGAAGCGGGCAGGGGCAATTTGGCAGTCCACAGGGCGATCTATACGTGCTTCAAACTATTGTCGAAGCCTGCAAGGAAGTCCGACAGGAGACAGCCGCTACCAGGTATGAAGCCATTTTCCAGCGGCATCTCACTGCCTTTGGCGGTTAG
- a CDS encoding Crp/Fnr family transcriptional regulator → MTELGVLGHALNAFAEIDEESFALSIPYWQKRTYQKGEFYNEYKNVCKHLGFILNGIFRAYCINDKTGEEKNVFFFSTNQVVVSYKSFINQTPCNYYTESMVDSTILYIHINHLLELYQRSHQWERFGRLVAERAFNIAMTRTEDFLFQTPEQRYLDLIEQHPDIFQAIPLYHISSYLGIQGPSLSRIRKRLSVR, encoded by the coding sequence ATGACCGAACTTGGTGTATTAGGCCACGCACTGAACGCCTTTGCTGAAATAGATGAAGAGTCCTTTGCCCTCTCTATTCCCTACTGGCAAAAAAGAACATACCAGAAAGGCGAATTTTATAATGAATACAAAAACGTTTGCAAGCACCTCGGCTTTATTCTCAATGGCATTTTCAGAGCCTATTGCATAAACGATAAAACCGGCGAAGAAAAGAACGTTTTCTTTTTTTCGACAAACCAGGTTGTCGTTTCGTACAAGAGTTTTATTAATCAGACGCCCTGCAATTATTATACGGAATCCATGGTCGATTCCACGATTCTATACATTCATATCAATCACCTGCTTGAGCTATATCAGCGCTCACACCAGTGGGAGCGATTTGGCCGATTAGTTGCCGAACGGGCTTTCAATATCGCCATGACCCGAACAGAGGATTTTCTTTTTCAAACACCTGAACAACGGTATCTGGATCTTATCGAACAGCATCCTGATATTTTCCAGGCCATTCCGCTCTATCATATATCATCGTACCTTGGCATTCAGGGGCCTTCGTTAAGCCGTATTAGGAAAAGATTATCGGTTCGGTAA